Proteins encoded within one genomic window of Bacteroides sedimenti:
- the pstC gene encoding phosphate ABC transporter permease subunit PstC, with translation MKKVFERIIEGILSCSGFVTSIAILLIVVFLFSEAFGLFGSKVIEEGYVLALNKENKVTDLSSADIKKVFDGEITNWSQLGGTSTPITVFRLGDLTNYYSEEELGAEFENAPAKISQLIAANPGMIGFIPSNFVDKNFKGRLIKDKTISIKDVIAGTEWFPTATPAAQYGILPLITGTLWVSFFAILFALPFGLSVSIYMSEVSGSKVRNLLKPVIELLSGIPSVVYGFFGLIVIVPLIQKLFNLPVGESGLAGSIVLAIMALPTIITVSEDAMRNCPRSMREASLALGASKWQTIYKVVIPYSISGITSGVVLGIGRAIGETMAVLMVTGNSAVIPHTILEPLRTIPATIAAELGEAPAGGAHYQALFLLGVVLFFITLIINFSVEYISSKQK, from the coding sequence ATGAAAAAAGTATTTGAACGAATAATCGAAGGGATTCTTTCTTGCAGTGGCTTTGTGACAAGCATCGCAATCTTGCTGATAGTTGTTTTTCTTTTCAGTGAGGCATTCGGCTTATTTGGCAGTAAAGTCATTGAAGAAGGTTATGTACTTGCTCTTAATAAAGAGAATAAAGTCACTGATCTTAGTTCGGCTGATATTAAAAAAGTGTTTGACGGTGAGATAACCAACTGGTCGCAACTAGGAGGAACAAGTACCCCGATTACTGTTTTTAGGTTAGGTGATCTTACCAATTATTATTCTGAAGAGGAATTAGGGGCTGAATTTGAAAATGCACCGGCAAAGATATCTCAATTGATAGCTGCCAATCCTGGTATGATTGGTTTTATTCCTTCTAATTTTGTGGATAAAAATTTTAAAGGACGTCTGATAAAAGATAAAACTATCTCAATTAAAGATGTTATAGCTGGCACAGAATGGTTCCCTACCGCAACCCCGGCCGCTCAGTACGGAATACTTCCATTGATTACCGGTACTCTTTGGGTTAGCTTCTTTGCCATATTGTTCGCACTGCCATTCGGATTATCAGTTTCAATATACATGAGTGAGGTTTCAGGTAGCAAAGTAAGAAATCTGCTGAAACCTGTTATAGAGCTACTGAGTGGAATACCTTCAGTTGTATATGGCTTTTTCGGATTGATTGTAATCGTTCCGTTGATTCAGAAATTATTTAATCTGCCCGTTGGGGAGTCAGGGCTTGCTGGTAGTATTGTATTAGCCATTATGGCATTGCCAACTATTATTACAGTAAGCGAAGATGCAATGAGAAATTGTCCTCGTTCAATGAGAGAAGCCAGTTTGGCTTTAGGAGCTTCCAAATGGCAGACCATATATAAGGTTGTGATTCCATATTCAATTTCCGGTATAACATCAGGAGTTGTTTTGGGAATTGGTAGGGCTATTGGAGAGACAATGGCGGTTCTTATGGTTACCGGCAACTCAGCTGTTATTCCTCATACAATTCTGGAGCCTCTTCGTACCATACCAGCTACTATTGCTGCAGAATTGGGTGAGGCGCCAGCAGGAGGAGCACACTATCAGGCTTTATTCTTATTAGGAGTAGTGTTGTTCTTCATCACTCTGATTATCAATTTCAGTGTAGAATATATAAGTAGTAAACAGAAATAA
- a CDS encoding PstS family phosphate ABC transporter substrate-binding protein has product MKKGILLSFITVLLCTTSQAQRIKGSDTVLPVSQETAESYMNKNPKAKITVTGGGTGVGISALIDGSCDIAMASRSIKFNEKMKLKKKKQNITEVAIAYDALAVIVNPNNPVNKLTREQLENIFRGKITNWKQVGGKDMKIVVYSRETSSGTYEFFKESVLKNKNYMSSILSMPATGAIIQSVSQTKGAIGYVGLAYINKNIKPIAVSYDGKKFATPTVANATKKLYPIVRPLFYYYNDKDKMKVTPFINYILSKEGQNIIKKSGYVPVK; this is encoded by the coding sequence ATGAAAAAAGGAATATTATTATCATTTATAACAGTTTTACTGTGTACTACATCACAGGCTCAACGAATTAAAGGAAGTGACACCGTTCTTCCTGTGTCGCAAGAAACCGCAGAAAGCTACATGAACAAGAATCCCAAGGCAAAAATTACCGTCACAGGTGGAGGAACCGGTGTTGGAATCTCTGCATTAATTGATGGTTCATGCGACATAGCCATGGCTTCCCGATCAATTAAGTTCAATGAAAAGATGAAACTTAAAAAGAAAAAGCAAAATATAACCGAAGTGGCAATTGCTTATGACGCTCTTGCTGTAATTGTAAATCCAAACAACCCTGTAAACAAACTAACCAGAGAGCAACTTGAAAACATCTTTAGGGGGAAAATAACCAACTGGAAACAGGTTGGTGGAAAAGACATGAAAATTGTAGTTTACTCAAGAGAGACCTCTTCGGGAACTTACGAATTTTTTAAAGAGAGTGTCTTGAAAAACAAGAATTATATGAGCAGCATACTCTCAATGCCTGCAACAGGTGCAATAATTCAATCCGTGAGTCAAACCAAAGGTGCCATAGGATATGTAGGCTTAGCATATATAAACAAAAACATAAAACCAATAGCCGTTTCTTATGACGGAAAGAAGTTTGCAACACCAACAGTAGCAAATGCAACAAAGAAATTATATCCTATCGTACGACCACTATTCTACTATTATAATGACAAAGATAAAATGAAAGTAACTCCATTTATTAACTACATCTTGTCAAAAGAAGGGCAAAATATAATAAAAAAGAGTGGATATGTTCCCGTTAAATAA
- a CDS encoding tetratricopeptide repeat protein, with the protein MTNYSSSDFEQDNEFQKALAQYEEMKAGNRSIYFDADQLADFAEYYASLQQYDKAFEVIEYALSIHPGNTEVLVIKAHINIDLKNIQEAKVIAYSIPESYDRDVKMLKAELLILEEKLGEAEEILMELINQEENDNVDNLLDIAYLYTDSNLPQLALPWFEKAYKMNPENDEIRIGLVDSYRDCGMIDKGVALYNRLLDIDPYSAKYWYELGRLYFTTEDINKALDAYEFVLTINSANHSAILMMAHCYFKLENYEKSCEYYEKYATMVNNSSTAYFYIGFCQYNLKQYDKSIENLKSSLELSEGVSPEIVDTYTYLAFCYKEKGMFDDALLYIERAIKEDPNNAELYVHKGDILLNGDHKEEAAKAFNTAILMAPDDPRTNIDIGRIYCENKMYDIGLTYYKNVELNAPGFDDIYLSMAFAYGAMGNNEQFTDYLIKATKQDHDKVMDSLKLMPEKEQEELKQLIRDLKKAIDEDEGKAEFN; encoded by the coding sequence ATGACCAACTACTCCTCTTCCGATTTTGAGCAAGATAATGAGTTCCAAAAAGCTCTTGCTCAGTATGAAGAAATGAAGGCCGGCAACAGAAGCATCTACTTCGATGCAGACCAGTTAGCCGATTTTGCTGAGTACTATGCATCACTGCAACAGTACGATAAAGCCTTCGAGGTGATAGAATACGCTCTTTCTATTCATCCCGGTAACACCGAGGTTCTTGTTATAAAAGCACATATAAATATTGATCTGAAAAATATCCAGGAGGCAAAAGTCATAGCTTATTCTATTCCTGAAAGTTATGATCGAGACGTAAAAATGCTGAAAGCGGAGCTCCTGATTCTGGAAGAAAAACTAGGGGAAGCAGAAGAGATCCTGATGGAACTTATCAATCAGGAAGAGAATGACAATGTAGACAACCTGTTGGATATTGCTTACCTTTATACTGATTCGAATCTTCCGCAACTAGCTCTTCCATGGTTTGAAAAAGCATACAAAATGAATCCTGAAAATGATGAAATCCGCATCGGACTAGTTGATAGCTACCGGGATTGCGGAATGATTGATAAAGGGGTAGCATTGTACAACAGATTACTGGATATCGATCCTTACTCGGCAAAATACTGGTATGAATTAGGACGGCTTTATTTTACTACAGAAGATATAAACAAAGCATTGGATGCATACGAGTTTGTTCTCACCATTAACAGCGCTAATCATAGCGCTATTTTAATGATGGCTCACTGCTATTTTAAGCTTGAAAACTATGAAAAATCGTGCGAATATTATGAGAAGTATGCTACCATGGTAAATAACTCCAGTACAGCTTATTTCTATATCGGATTTTGTCAATATAACCTAAAGCAATATGACAAAAGCATAGAGAACTTAAAAAGTTCACTTGAATTAAGCGAAGGAGTTTCACCCGAAATTGTTGATACTTATACTTATCTTGCATTCTGTTATAAAGAAAAAGGAATGTTTGATGATGCTCTTCTATATATTGAAAGAGCTATCAAAGAGGATCCGAACAATGCAGAATTATATGTACACAAAGGAGATATTCTATTGAATGGAGATCATAAGGAAGAGGCTGCAAAAGCTTTTAATACAGCTATATTAATGGCTCCCGATGACCCAAGAACTAATATTGATATCGGACGCATTTATTGCGAAAATAAAATGTACGACATCGGATTGACTTACTATAAAAACGTAGAATTAAATGCCCCGGGTTTTGATGATATCTATTTATCTATGGCCTTTGCTTATGGAGCAATGGGAAATAACGAACAATTCACAGACTATTTAATCAAGGCTACCAAACAAGACCATGACAAGGTAATGGATAGCTTGAAACTTATGCCGGAAAAAGAACAAGAAGAGCTAAAACAGTTGATTCGTGATCTTAAAAAAGCAATTGATGAAGACGAGGGTAAAGCTGAATTTAATTGA
- a CDS encoding DNA/RNA non-specific endonuclease, with protein MAKKKKKNQQNNIFRTLLLIIAISVISVIVYEHFRSPILHAANEMKDKTEVIMNSENSEITGELELTVLTTPRPEQVITHAGYTVSYNPEWRIPNWVSYELTRNETEGDLERSDKFTEDPEVKTDGPTGYDYKRSGYDRGHMAPAADMKWNSTAMKECFYYSNMCPQKHSLNAGKWKELEEDIRNWARKDSAIVIVCGPIVEKGYQTIGNGRVAVPQRFFKVILSPFLKSPKAIAFIMNNGNEKMPLSQYAVTVDSVEKITGMDFFSALPDDLEERIESSCYTSNWGL; from the coding sequence ATGGCTAAAAAAAAGAAAAAGAATCAACAGAATAATATATTCAGAACCCTGCTATTGATCATTGCTATTTCAGTGATCTCGGTTATTGTTTACGAACATTTCCGTTCGCCGATACTACATGCGGCAAACGAGATGAAGGATAAGACCGAAGTGATTATGAATTCCGAAAACTCGGAAATTACGGGAGAACTGGAACTTACGGTACTTACCACTCCCCGCCCCGAACAGGTTATTACACATGCCGGTTACACGGTATCTTACAATCCGGAATGGCGGATACCCAACTGGGTATCTTATGAGCTTACAAGAAATGAAACGGAAGGAGATCTTGAACGCTCGGACAAATTTACAGAGGATCCAGAGGTCAAGACCGATGGCCCGACCGGATATGACTATAAACGTTCCGGATACGACCGCGGACATATGGCTCCTGCTGCTGATATGAAATGGAACTCCACTGCAATGAAGGAGTGCTTTTATTACAGCAACATGTGTCCCCAGAAACATTCCCTGAATGCCGGCAAATGGAAAGAGTTGGAAGAGGATATTCGTAACTGGGCAAGGAAAGACAGTGCCATTGTTATTGTTTGCGGCCCGATTGTAGAAAAAGGATATCAAACAATTGGCAACGGACGGGTGGCTGTGCCGCAACGATTCTTTAAGGTTATCCTGTCTCCATTTCTAAAATCGCCCAAAGCTATTGCCTTTATCATGAACAATGGGAACGAAAAGATGCCTTTGAGCCAATATGCGGTTACGGTAGACAGCGTTGAGAAGATCACCGGAATGGATTTCTTTTCGGCTTTACCGGATGATTTGGAAGAAAGGATTGAAAGCAGCTGCTACACTTCGAACTGGGGGTTATAA
- the tpx gene encoding thiol peroxidase yields the protein MKQIKFKGQPIKLFGEFIQINDMAPSFRLVKNDLSDYYLDYTRGKNVVLNIFPSLDTSVCAASVRHFNKIASQLPNTIVLAISKDLPFAQGRFCTTEGIENVVALSDFRDQQFSQEYGLLIEDGPLKGLLARAVIVLNPVGKVIYTELVPDIAMEPDYEAVIKLLK from the coding sequence ATGAAACAGATAAAATTTAAAGGACAGCCAATAAAATTGTTCGGTGAGTTTATTCAGATAAACGATATGGCACCGAGTTTTCGTTTGGTTAAGAATGATTTGAGTGACTATTATCTGGATTATACCAGAGGTAAAAATGTGGTGCTAAATATATTCCCTAGTCTCGATACCAGTGTATGTGCTGCATCGGTAAGGCATTTCAATAAAATTGCCTCTCAGTTACCAAATACAATTGTTCTGGCCATATCAAAAGATTTGCCTTTTGCGCAGGGACGTTTCTGCACAACAGAAGGTATTGAAAATGTAGTAGCCTTGTCTGATTTCCGTGATCAGCAATTTTCACAGGAATATGGGCTGCTGATTGAGGATGGACCTTTGAAAGGTTTGCTTGCAAGAGCTGTGATTGTTCTTAATCCGGTAGGAAAAGTTATTTATACTGAATTAGTTCCGGATATTGCGATGGAACCCGATTACGAAGCTGTTATCAAATTATTGAAATAA
- the pstB gene encoding phosphate ABC transporter ATP-binding protein PstB: MNKIDAKDVHFYYGDFHALKGINMEIKEKSVVAFIGPSGCGKSTFLRLFNRMNDLIPDTRMQGQILIDDNDIYAKGVQVDELRKSVGMVFQRPNPFPKTIFENVAYGLRVNGIKDNEFIRHRVEETLKGAALWDEVKDKLKESAFALSGGQQQRLCIARAMAVSPSILLMDEPASALDPISTSKIEELIHELKKDYTIVIVTHNMQQAARVSDKTAYFYLGEMIEYDDTKKIFTNPSQISTQNYITGRFG, encoded by the coding sequence ATGAATAAAATTGATGCTAAGGACGTACATTTCTATTATGGCGATTTTCATGCTCTGAAAGGAATCAATATGGAGATAAAAGAGAAGTCTGTAGTTGCATTTATCGGACCATCCGGTTGCGGAAAATCTACTTTTCTTCGTCTCTTTAACCGAATGAACGATCTGATTCCTGATACAAGAATGCAAGGACAAATCTTAATTGATGATAACGATATTTATGCTAAAGGTGTTCAGGTAGACGAACTCAGGAAAAGTGTAGGGATGGTTTTTCAACGTCCAAATCCATTTCCAAAAACCATTTTTGAAAATGTGGCTTATGGGCTTCGTGTTAATGGAATAAAAGATAATGAATTCATTCGTCACCGTGTTGAAGAAACTTTGAAAGGGGCGGCTCTTTGGGATGAAGTGAAAGACAAACTGAAAGAATCGGCTTTTGCTCTCTCCGGCGGACAACAGCAGAGACTATGTATTGCTCGTGCAATGGCTGTGTCTCCATCTATCCTTTTAATGGACGAACCCGCTTCTGCGCTCGACCCGATTTCAACTTCTAAAATAGAAGAGCTTATACATGAATTGAAAAAAGATTATACAATTGTAATTGTTACGCACAATATGCAGCAGGCTGCCCGTGTCAGCGACAAAACGGCCTATTTCTATCTTGGCGAAATGATTGAATATGATGATACTAAGAAGATATTTACCAATCCGTCTCAGATCTCTACTCAAAATTATATCACAGGACGTTTCGGTTAA
- a CDS encoding glutamine--tRNA ligase/YqeY domain fusion protein yields MTDIKTEEGEKKSLNFIEIAVENDLKEGKNGGRIQTRFPPEPNGYLHIGHAKAICLDFGIAQKYNGICNLRFDDTNPVKEDVEYVDAIKEDIEWLGYKWGNIYYASDYFQQLWDFAIKLIKEGKAYVDEQSSEDIAKQKGTPTQPGTNSPYRDRPIEENLELFQKMNSGDIPEGAMVLRAKIDMANSNMHFRDPIMYRIIHHPHHRTGTTWKAYPMYDFAHGQSDYFEGVTHSLCTLEFEVHRPLYNYYIDLLKENDDYRPRQMEFNRLNLTYTVMSKRKLLALVKEGLVNGWDDPRMPTICGYRRRGYSPEAIHKFIDKIGYTKYDGVVDVSLLEASVREDLNARSTRVSAVINPVKCIITNYPEEQVEELEAINNPEDPNSASHIIEFSRELYIEREDFMENAPKKYFRMTPGQEVRLKNAYIVKCTGCKKNAEGEVEEVYCECDFNTKSGMPDSNRKVKGTLHWLSAAHSLPAEVRLYDRLFSVENPALEEKERDFRELLNPDSLKVLTNCRVEKFVAEMKPLDYLQFQRIGYFNVDVDSTPEKMIFNRTVGLKDTWSKINK; encoded by the coding sequence ATGACAGATATTAAAACAGAAGAAGGCGAAAAGAAAAGTTTGAATTTTATTGAAATCGCCGTAGAGAATGATTTAAAAGAGGGCAAAAACGGTGGAAGAATACAAACTCGTTTCCCGCCAGAGCCAAATGGTTATCTACACATCGGCCATGCAAAAGCTATATGCTTAGACTTTGGCATCGCTCAAAAGTACAATGGCATATGTAATCTTCGTTTCGACGATACCAATCCTGTAAAAGAGGATGTTGAATATGTTGATGCCATTAAGGAAGATATCGAATGGCTGGGCTACAAGTGGGGTAATATTTATTATGCTTCCGATTACTTCCAACAGTTATGGGATTTTGCCATCAAACTGATAAAAGAGGGCAAGGCGTATGTAGACGAACAATCTTCCGAAGATATTGCAAAACAAAAAGGAACTCCTACACAACCCGGCACAAACAGTCCGTATCGTGACCGTCCGATTGAAGAAAACCTGGAATTATTTCAGAAAATGAATTCTGGTGATATTCCCGAAGGAGCAATGGTTCTTCGTGCTAAAATAGATATGGCCAACTCGAACATGCACTTCCGTGATCCGATTATGTATCGTATTATACATCACCCGCATCACCGCACAGGTACTACCTGGAAAGCTTATCCGATGTACGACTTTGCGCATGGCCAGTCCGACTATTTTGAAGGTGTTACCCACTCACTCTGTACATTAGAGTTTGAGGTACATAGACCATTATATAACTATTACATTGACTTACTGAAGGAAAACGATGATTACCGTCCACGTCAGATGGAATTTAACCGATTGAACCTGACTTATACCGTAATGAGCAAACGTAAACTTCTCGCTTTGGTAAAAGAAGGATTGGTTAACGGATGGGACGACCCTCGTATGCCGACTATCTGTGGCTATCGCCGAAGAGGATATTCTCCCGAAGCGATTCATAAGTTCATCGATAAAATTGGATATACCAAATACGACGGAGTTGTAGATGTTTCATTGCTTGAAGCATCAGTAAGAGAAGATCTCAATGCCCGTTCAACTCGTGTATCGGCAGTTATCAACCCTGTAAAATGTATTATCACGAACTATCCGGAAGAACAGGTAGAAGAGCTCGAAGCAATCAACAATCCGGAAGATCCAAACTCAGCATCACATATAATAGAATTCAGTCGTGAACTCTATATCGAACGTGAAGACTTTATGGAAAATGCACCCAAAAAGTATTTCCGTATGACTCCTGGACAGGAAGTGCGACTTAAGAATGCATATATCGTGAAATGCACCGGATGCAAGAAAAATGCAGAAGGAGAAGTTGAAGAGGTTTATTGTGAATGCGATTTCAATACCAAAAGCGGAATGCCCGACAGCAACCGCAAGGTAAAAGGAACTCTTCACTGGCTAAGTGCAGCCCACAGCCTTCCGGCAGAAGTTCGTCTGTACGATAGACTGTTCAGTGTTGAAAACCCGGCATTGGAAGAGAAGGAAAGAGACTTCCGCGAATTGCTTAATCCGGATTCTTTAAAAGTACTAACCAATTGCCGTGTGGAGAAATTTGTGGCAGAGATGAAGCCACTAGATTATCTGCAATTCCAGCGTATTGGATATTTCAATGTAGATGTTGATTCTACTCCTGAAAAAATGATCTTTAACCGCACTGTCGGTTTAAAAGATACTTGGAGTAAAATAAACAAATAA
- a CDS encoding nucleotide sugar dehydrogenase, which translates to MKNTKIAVIGLGYVGLPLARLFATKYPVIGFDINMHRIEELNSGKDSTMEVADELLQSVLTERPSEKQGLFCTSDADYLRQCNCYIITVPTPVDKSNRPNLQPLLSASETVGKVIGCNDIVIYESTVSPGITEDVCIPIVEKISGLTFNKDFFAGYSPERINPGDKLHTVEMILKITSGSTPEAAQQVDELYSSVIKAGTYLAPSIRVAEAAKIIENSQRDINIAFINELAKIFNRMGIDTRSVLQAAATKWNFLPFYPGLVGGHCIGVDPYYLAQRAKEYGFRPEIILSGRRMNDGMGEYVAQEVVRCMIKKEILIKNSRVLILGFTFKENCPDVRNTKVIDVVHELQRFDIDVAVYDPIASPADVEREYGIRIASGLPDEKFDAVIAAVAHKEFISLDIRSLAKEKGVIYDVKGIYPLDIVDARL; encoded by the coding sequence ATGAAGAATACTAAAATAGCAGTTATCGGACTTGGTTACGTGGGTTTGCCGTTAGCTCGTCTTTTCGCAACAAAATATCCGGTTATTGGTTTCGATATTAATATGCATCGCATAGAGGAACTCAATAGCGGAAAAGACTCCACCATGGAGGTTGCTGATGAGTTGCTGCAGTCTGTACTGACTGAGCGCCCTTCTGAAAAACAAGGATTGTTTTGCACTTCCGATGCTGACTATCTTCGCCAGTGTAATTGCTATATTATTACAGTTCCCACACCAGTTGACAAAAGTAATCGCCCCAACCTGCAACCGCTGCTCTCTGCCAGCGAAACGGTGGGGAAGGTGATTGGTTGCAACGACATTGTAATTTATGAGTCGACTGTCTCTCCGGGAATCACAGAAGATGTGTGTATTCCTATTGTGGAGAAGATCTCAGGATTGACATTCAACAAGGATTTCTTTGCAGGCTATTCTCCCGAACGCATCAATCCGGGCGACAAGCTTCATACGGTGGAAATGATTTTGAAGATTACTTCCGGTTCTACTCCCGAGGCAGCCCAACAGGTTGACGAACTTTACAGTTCGGTGATAAAAGCCGGAACCTATCTGGCTCCGTCCATACGAGTAGCCGAGGCAGCAAAAATCATAGAAAACTCGCAACGGGATATCAATATCGCCTTCATCAATGAGCTGGCTAAGATATTCAATCGCATGGGCATAGATACCCGAAGCGTGTTGCAGGCGGCTGCTACCAAATGGAATTTTCTTCCATTCTATCCGGGACTGGTGGGCGGACATTGCATTGGTGTCGACCCTTATTATCTGGCTCAGCGTGCCAAAGAATACGGCTTTCGTCCGGAGATTATCCTTTCGGGCAGAAGAATGAACGATGGAATGGGAGAGTATGTGGCTCAGGAAGTGGTAAGATGCATGATTAAAAAGGAGATTCTTATAAAAAATAGCCGGGTGCTGATTCTGGGATTCACCTTTAAAGAGAATTGTCCGGATGTGCGCAATACGAAGGTGATTGATGTGGTGCACGAACTTCAGCGCTTTGATATTGATGTTGCTGTTTACGACCCCATTGCCTCGCCAGCCGATGTAGAACGTGAATATGGAATTAGGATTGCCTCCGGTTTGCCGGATGAAAAGTTTGATGCTGTAATAGCTGCTGTTGCTCATAAGGAATTTATCTCATTGGATATTCGCTCTTTAGCAAAAGAAAAGGGAGTGATTTACGACGTAAAAGGAATTTATCCACTGGATATAGTTGATGCACGACTCTGA
- the mltG gene encoding endolytic transglycosylase MltG, producing the protein MNFKKRNKWAIAAIIAGAILFFAGIFLYFNLFASEFQTDKKAYVYVDRDDTQDSIIVKVEQAGMPRGMKVFRWLMNNIGDAKTIHTGRYIINPGDGNYPVFRRISKGQQSPLNFAINDIRTAGQLAKKIGNQLMIDSSEVAVSLNDSVFCADLGFNKETIVCLFIPNTYELYWNISTADLFKRMKKEYNLFWDEERLNKAKSIGFTPSEVCTIASIVEEETNNEAEKPMVAGLYINRLHKGMKLQADPTVKFAVQDFTIKRVTGAYLRSDSPYNTYKFLGLPPGPIRIPSIKGVDAVLNYTHHNYIYMCAKEDFSGTHNFAATWEEHQVNAKKYQDELNKRKIF; encoded by the coding sequence ATGAATTTTAAAAAACGGAATAAATGGGCCATCGCTGCAATCATCGCTGGCGCAATACTTTTCTTCGCAGGAATATTCCTCTATTTCAATCTATTTGCTTCTGAATTTCAAACCGATAAGAAAGCATATGTGTATGTAGATCGTGACGATACTCAGGATTCGATTATTGTCAAAGTTGAACAAGCCGGGATGCCGCGCGGCATGAAAGTGTTCCGCTGGTTGATGAATAACATCGGCGATGCGAAAACTATTCATACCGGACGATACATCATAAATCCGGGAGATGGTAATTACCCTGTTTTCCGTCGTATATCAAAAGGTCAGCAATCTCCTCTTAATTTTGCAATAAACGATATCCGGACAGCCGGACAACTGGCAAAGAAAATCGGCAATCAACTAATGATTGATTCCTCCGAAGTGGCAGTTAGCTTGAACGACTCAGTATTTTGTGCTGATCTCGGATTTAATAAAGAGACCATCGTATGTCTTTTTATTCCAAACACCTATGAGCTTTACTGGAACATCTCCACTGCCGATCTTTTTAAAAGAATGAAAAAGGAGTATAATCTGTTTTGGGATGAAGAAAGACTGAACAAAGCAAAATCAATTGGATTTACTCCATCTGAAGTATGCACAATTGCATCGATTGTAGAGGAGGAAACAAACAACGAAGCCGAAAAACCAATGGTAGCAGGTCTTTATATCAACCGCCTACACAAAGGAATGAAACTTCAGGCAGACCCGACAGTTAAGTTTGCAGTTCAGGATTTTACCATTAAACGTGTAACAGGAGCTTATCTTCGTTCGGATTCTCCATACAATACTTATAAATTTCTGGGATTGCCTCCCGGTCCCATCCGCATACCTTCCATAAAAGGTGTCGATGCCGTACTAAACTATACACATCACAATTATATTTATATGTGTGCGAAAGAAGATTTTTCGGGGACACACAATTTTGCCGCAACCTGGGAAGAGCATCAGGTAAACGCAAAAAAATATCAGGATGAGTTAAACAAGAGGAAGATTTTCTAA
- the pstA gene encoding phosphate ABC transporter permease PstA, whose translation MEKNKFPESYERRKRRSQKIAFGIFSMFSFSIVAILFAILGFIIYKGVGVINWEFLTTEPKDGMTSGGIWPAIVGTFYLMIGSAFFAFPVGVMSGIYMNEYAPKGKIVRFIRVMTNNLSGIPSIVFGLFGMTLFVNYLNFGDSILAGSLTLGLLCVPLVIRTTEEALKAIPDTFREGSRALGASKLETIWRVILPISTPNIITGLILALGRVSGETAPILFTCAAYFLPKLPSGIFDQCMALPYHLYVISTSGTDIEAQLPIAYGTALVLIVIILVINLIANALRKYFSKKVKMN comes from the coding sequence ATGGAAAAGAATAAATTTCCCGAATCATATGAACGTCGTAAACGCCGTTCTCAGAAAATAGCTTTTGGTATTTTCTCGATGTTCAGTTTTAGTATAGTTGCTATATTATTTGCAATATTAGGTTTCATTATCTACAAAGGTGTGGGCGTTATTAACTGGGAGTTTTTAACTACCGAACCTAAGGATGGAATGACTTCAGGAGGAATCTGGCCGGCAATTGTAGGAACCTTCTATCTGATGATTGGTAGTGCATTTTTTGCATTCCCCGTTGGAGTGATGAGTGGTATTTATATGAATGAATATGCTCCGAAAGGTAAGATTGTTCGTTTTATCCGTGTAATGACCAACAATTTAAGTGGTATTCCATCAATAGTATTCGGGTTGTTTGGTATGACACTTTTTGTAAATTACCTGAATTTCGGGGATAGCATCCTTGCCGGTTCGCTAACGTTAGGATTGCTTTGTGTTCCTTTGGTTATCCGTACTACGGAAGAGGCTTTAAAAGCAATACCAGATACTTTCCGGGAAGGAAGCCGGGCGTTAGGCGCTTCAAAGCTGGAAACTATCTGGCGGGTAATTCTTCCCATCAGTACCCCAAATATTATCACCGGCTTGATTCTTGCACTTGGAAGGGTTTCCGGAGAAACAGCTCCGATTCTCTTTACCTGTGCTGCATATTTCTTACCTAAATTGCCTTCTGGTATTTTCGATCAATGTATGGCATTACCTTATCACCTGTATGTTATTTCCACAAGTGGTACCGACATAGAAGCTCAGCTGCCTATTGCTTATGGCACCGCATTGGTTTTGATTGTGATTATCTTGGTAATTAATCTTATAGCAAACGCTTTGAGAAAGTATTTTTCCAAAAAAGTAAAAATGAATTAA